In Parasphingorhabdus halotolerans, a single window of DNA contains:
- a CDS encoding TlpA family protein disulfide reductase, with protein MTDEGPSANLPPHIALEFLVASLIRYILLVLIGLALASCDRGSSEAEQDVDGTELTGDGETIESDSGLVGKLDISQRGSDMLDVVFEGPDGNPVRLSDFKGKPLLINIWATWCAPCVVEMPMLDELAAREEDRLEVIVVSQDLQGAEKVDPFFERADFKMLEPYIDPENGLSFGFGTGLMPTTVLYDESGKEVWRVIGAMDWDGARAATLMEETLSEK; from the coding sequence ATGACAGATGAAGGGCCATCGGCAAACCTGCCGCCCCACATAGCGTTGGAATTTTTAGTGGCGTCGTTGATAAGATACATCCTCTTGGTCTTGATCGGGCTTGCGCTTGCGTCCTGCGATAGAGGCTCCAGCGAAGCGGAGCAAGATGTTGATGGCACGGAACTAACTGGAGACGGCGAAACCATAGAAAGCGACAGCGGTCTTGTCGGCAAACTCGATATCTCGCAGCGTGGTTCGGATATGCTTGATGTGGTATTTGAAGGGCCAGATGGAAACCCGGTTCGGCTCAGCGATTTCAAAGGTAAGCCCTTGCTCATCAACATCTGGGCAACCTGGTGCGCGCCCTGCGTGGTGGAGATGCCGATGCTCGATGAACTCGCTGCCCGCGAGGAAGACCGGCTTGAGGTGATTGTCGTTTCACAGGATTTGCAAGGAGCAGAGAAGGTTGACCCGTTTTTCGAGCGCGCTGATTTCAAAATGCTGGAACCCTATATCGATCCTGAAAACGGCCTGAGTTTTGGATTCGGAACGGGCCTGATGCCAACAACAGTCCTTTATGACGAGAGCGGCAAAGAAGTCTGGCGGGTCATCGGTGCGATGGACTGGGACGGTGCCCGGGCAGCCACCTTGATGGAAGAGACGCTGTCTGAGAAGTGA
- the lysA gene encoding diaminopimelate decarboxylase, whose product MDHFQLKNGVLYAEDIPVPQIAAEVGTPVYIYSRATLERHARVFRQGLKDVGKIHLAFAVKANPNLAVLRVLANQGYGADVVSGGELERALAAGMKPEDIVFSGVGKTRAELTLGLDKGIGQFNLESEEEGQLLAEIAAARGAQAPATLRVNPDVDAGTHAKISTGKKENKFGVGIDVAPNIYARLSKLDGLNLRGVAVHIGSQLQNLDPLEKCYARMGELVEQLRGAGHEISHVDLGGGLGVPYKPEDNPPSPADYGAMVERVTKGWNVTLMFEPGRVIAGNSGIMATQVIRIKPGVNSDFVIVDAAMNDLMRPAIYDAWHHFEAVEPTGETMIASIVGPICESSDIFTKERKVDRVATDDLGIFRTAGAYGATMANTYNSRPLVPEVLVDGDKYAVVAERIEPATIMAAEQVPDWLK is encoded by the coding sequence TTGGACCATTTTCAGCTCAAAAACGGCGTGCTTTACGCAGAAGATATCCCCGTACCGCAGATTGCAGCAGAGGTGGGAACGCCGGTCTATATCTATTCCCGCGCAACATTGGAACGGCACGCTCGCGTATTTCGTCAAGGCCTGAAAGATGTCGGCAAGATCCATCTTGCTTTTGCCGTCAAGGCCAATCCCAATCTGGCGGTGCTGCGGGTGCTTGCCAATCAGGGCTACGGCGCGGATGTGGTATCTGGCGGAGAACTGGAACGAGCGTTGGCCGCTGGCATGAAGCCTGAAGATATTGTGTTCTCCGGCGTTGGCAAAACCCGCGCAGAATTAACGCTCGGGTTGGATAAAGGCATTGGCCAGTTTAATCTGGAATCCGAAGAAGAAGGCCAGTTGCTGGCGGAAATTGCTGCCGCTCGTGGCGCGCAAGCGCCCGCAACTTTGCGCGTCAATCCCGACGTGGATGCCGGTACGCACGCGAAAATATCAACCGGTAAGAAAGAGAATAAATTTGGCGTGGGCATTGATGTCGCGCCAAATATTTATGCGCGACTGTCCAAATTGGATGGGCTGAATCTACGCGGCGTCGCGGTTCATATCGGGAGTCAGCTGCAAAACCTCGACCCGCTGGAAAAATGCTATGCGCGCATGGGTGAACTGGTCGAGCAATTGCGCGGCGCTGGCCATGAAATCAGCCATGTTGATCTGGGCGGCGGCTTAGGTGTGCCTTACAAGCCAGAGGATAATCCCCCAAGCCCGGCCGATTATGGCGCTATGGTGGAGCGGGTAACAAAAGGCTGGAACGTAACACTGATGTTTGAACCGGGCAGGGTGATCGCTGGCAACAGCGGCATCATGGCGACACAGGTAATCCGTATCAAGCCGGGTGTGAATAGCGACTTTGTGATTGTGGATGCGGCGATGAACGATCTGATGCGGCCTGCGATATATGATGCATGGCATCATTTTGAGGCGGTGGAACCCACAGGCGAAACAATGATAGCTAGCATTGTCGGACCGATTTGCGAGAGTAGTGATATTTTTACCAAGGAGCGTAAGGTGGACCGGGTTGCTACTGATGATCTTGGTATATTTCGCACAGCTGGCGCTTATGGTGCAACGATGGCCAACACCTATAACAGTCGCCCGCTGGTGCCCGAGGTTCTTGTCGATGGCGACAAATATGCGGTGGTTGCCGAACGGATTGAGCCAGCGACAATCATGGCGGCGGAGCAAGTGCCGGACTGGTTGAAATGA
- the dnaA gene encoding chromosomal replication initiator protein DnaA — translation MEEDANVGNEMVSIEAVDTTANNLGETTGLNTELDQIWATICTGLRRDLGAQIFGQWIKPIKLAQFEATIGELQLVVPSEFAANWIRDRYADRLTLAWKSHFPDVRSLTFSAKAGAARIAKVKQVELSGQNSSENISKFRLDLDARMTFDQFIAGNSNVLALNAAQRVAAPEKPLFCPLYLQSSTGQGKTHLMHAIGHAYRIEFPGARIIYMSAERFMIEFVTAMRRNEAMEFKASLREADLLMIDDIQFIVGKNSTQEEFLHTVDALISQGKRVVVAADRPPQALDGVDQRLLSRLSMGLVADIQSAGLELRRDILKHRLAGMPHQKVSDDVVEFLARTISRNLRELEGGLNKLLAYAQLTGRDITRELAEEQLSDILSACRRRITIDEIQRTVCEYYRLERNEMSSKRRARAVARPRQVAMYLAKVMTPRSYPEIGRKFGGRDHSTVIHAVKLVEQLRGEDSEMDNDVRMLLRQLES, via the coding sequence GTGGAAGAGGATGCAAATGTCGGCAATGAAATGGTTAGCATCGAGGCGGTCGATACCACAGCTAACAATCTGGGTGAGACGACAGGGTTGAACACAGAGCTGGACCAAATATGGGCTACGATTTGTACTGGCCTGCGCCGCGATCTGGGTGCCCAGATTTTTGGTCAATGGATTAAGCCGATCAAGCTCGCACAATTTGAAGCGACGATTGGCGAGTTGCAGCTTGTCGTCCCTTCGGAATTTGCAGCAAACTGGATTCGTGATCGTTATGCTGATCGGTTGACGCTGGCATGGAAGAGTCATTTTCCAGATGTGCGCTCTCTAACATTCAGCGCCAAAGCTGGGGCCGCCCGCATAGCGAAGGTTAAGCAGGTAGAACTCTCCGGGCAAAACTCGTCCGAGAATATCAGCAAATTTCGACTTGACCTTGATGCGCGGATGACATTCGATCAGTTCATCGCAGGCAATTCTAATGTGCTCGCGCTCAATGCAGCACAACGCGTGGCGGCTCCAGAGAAACCGTTGTTTTGCCCTCTCTATCTGCAGTCTTCCACCGGTCAGGGCAAAACGCATCTGATGCATGCTATTGGCCATGCCTACCGCATAGAGTTTCCAGGTGCGCGGATCATATACATGTCCGCAGAACGGTTTATGATTGAATTTGTCACCGCGATGCGCCGCAACGAAGCGATGGAATTCAAGGCTTCCCTGCGCGAAGCCGACTTGCTGATGATTGATGATATTCAGTTCATCGTCGGCAAAAACTCGACGCAGGAGGAATTTTTACACACGGTTGATGCGCTGATCAGCCAGGGCAAACGCGTCGTGGTGGCGGCAGATCGTCCGCCGCAAGCGCTGGACGGAGTCGATCAAAGACTGCTTTCTCGCCTCTCAATGGGCCTGGTCGCCGATATTCAATCGGCTGGCCTCGAGCTCCGTCGTGATATTCTCAAGCACCGGCTAGCTGGCATGCCGCATCAAAAAGTATCTGATGATGTTGTGGAGTTTCTTGCCCGGACAATCAGCCGCAATTTGCGTGAGCTGGAAGGTGGTCTTAACAAGTTGTTGGCCTACGCACAATTGACAGGACGCGATATCACCCGGGAACTCGCCGAAGAACAGCTTTCCGACATCTTGAGCGCCTGCCGTCGCCGCATTACGATTGATGAGATCCAGCGCACCGTTTGTGAATATTACCGGCTTGAGCGCAATGAAATGTCATCCAAACGCCGCGCCCGCGCTGTTGCACGGCCGCGTCAGGTCGCCATGTATCTCGCCAAGGTCATGACCCCGCGCAGCTATCCGGAAATCGGTCGCAAATTCGGCGGACGCGATCACAGCACGGTTATACATGCGGTGAAACTGGTCGAGCAACTCCGTGGCGAAGATAGCGAGATGGACAATGATGTCAGGATGCTGCTCCGCCAACTGGAAAGCTGA
- the argH gene encoding argininosuccinate lyase, producing the protein MWGGRFADGPSSVMREINASIPFDKKLWRQDIRASLAHVAMLAAQKIIEAEDATQIIRGLNQIAQEFEANGITENLDLEDIHMHVEARLTEILGPVAGRLHTARSRNDQVATDFKLWVRDALDMVDAALEELQKALLDRAEEHADTVMPGFTHLQSAQPVSLGHHLMAYFEMIRRDRSRFADARTRMNESPLGAAALAGTGFTIDRGNTAQMLGFDGPTRNSLDSVSDRDFALDYLMAATQCSLHLSRLAEEFVIWASQPFGFISLPDSYSTGSSIMPQKRNPDAAELVRGHSGRIAGAMQALVMTMKGLPLAYSKDMQDDKPPVFEAHDLLGLSIAAMTGMIAEVEFRPARMRELAESGFSTATDFADWLVREAKLPFREAHHVTGTVVALAEKQNCGLSELTLEQFQQIDARISEQVFDVLTVDASVASRSSYGGTAPIQVKAQITSARKVLGLEN; encoded by the coding sequence ATGTGGGGCGGCAGGTTTGCCGATGGCCCTTCATCTGTCATGCGCGAGATAAACGCCTCCATCCCGTTCGACAAGAAGTTATGGCGACAGGATATTCGCGCATCGTTGGCGCATGTCGCGATGCTGGCCGCGCAGAAAATTATCGAGGCCGAAGACGCGACGCAGATTATCAGGGGGCTCAACCAGATCGCACAGGAATTTGAAGCGAACGGGATAACCGAAAATCTGGATCTCGAAGACATTCACATGCATGTAGAGGCGCGGCTCACTGAAATACTGGGCCCGGTCGCGGGGCGCTTGCACACCGCCCGGTCGCGCAATGATCAGGTGGCGACGGATTTCAAGCTCTGGGTGCGCGATGCGCTCGACATGGTCGATGCGGCGCTGGAAGAACTACAAAAGGCCTTGCTGGACCGCGCCGAAGAGCATGCGGACACGGTCATGCCCGGCTTTACCCATTTGCAGTCTGCCCAGCCGGTGAGCCTTGGCCATCACCTTATGGCTTATTTCGAAATGATCCGGCGGGATCGTTCGCGGTTTGCCGATGCGAGAACGCGGATGAACGAATCGCCTTTGGGCGCGGCGGCATTGGCAGGAACCGGTTTTACGATAGATCGCGGTAATACGGCACAAATGCTCGGTTTCGATGGACCGACTAGAAACAGCCTTGATTCGGTATCCGACCGTGATTTCGCTCTCGATTACCTGATGGCTGCCACCCAGTGCAGTCTGCATCTCTCGCGGCTGGCCGAGGAGTTTGTGATCTGGGCGAGTCAGCCTTTTGGTTTCATCAGCCTACCCGATAGCTATTCCACCGGCTCATCGATCATGCCGCAAAAGCGCAATCCTGATGCTGCTGAATTAGTGCGTGGACACAGTGGGCGCATTGCCGGTGCGATGCAGGCGCTGGTAATGACAATGAAGGGGCTCCCACTAGCGTATTCCAAGGATATGCAGGATGATAAACCTCCCGTGTTTGAAGCGCATGATCTGCTCGGACTTTCCATCGCAGCGATGACCGGGATGATTGCCGAAGTCGAATTCCGGCCAGCACGTATGCGGGAACTGGCCGAGTCCGGATTTTCTACCGCCACCGACTTTGCTGACTGGCTGGTTCGCGAAGCCAAGCTACCCTTCCGCGAGGCGCATCATGTGACCGGTACTGTTGTTGCACTGGCGGAAAAGCAAAATTGCGGTTTGTCAGAATTGACGCTGGAGCAATTTCAGCAGATTGATGCGCGGATTTCCGAGCAGGTCTTTGATGTTTTAACCGTCGATGCCTCTGTCGCCAGCCGTTCCAGCTATGGCGGGACAGCACCCATTCAGGTAAAAGCGCAGATTACGAGTGCGCGCAAAGTATTGGGGCTGGAGAATTGA
- the rpsT gene encoding 30S ribosomal protein S20: MANTPQAKKRIRRNGRRTVINKNRVSQIRTKIKAVEAALEAGDKTTAATALTAVQPELARGVSKGLFHKNTAARKFSRLTKRVAALG, from the coding sequence ATGGCTAATACGCCGCAAGCAAAAAAACGTATCCGTCGTAATGGACGCCGCACGGTCATTAACAAAAACCGCGTGAGCCAGATCCGGACGAAAATCAAAGCGGTTGAAGCGGCTTTGGAAGCGGGCGACAAGACTACTGCAGCGACGGCATTGACCGCTGTTCAGCCAGAATTGGCGCGCGGTGTCTCCAAAGGCCTGTTCCACAAAAACACAGCGGCCCGCAAATTTAGCCGCCTTACCAAGCGGGTTGCTGCGCTGGGTTAG
- a CDS encoding precorrin-2 dehydrogenase/sirohydrochlorin ferrochelatase family protein, with amino-acid sequence MNQLPIFVNLKGRKVILLGTGEMADAKRRLYERAGAILTDDEEADAALAVVAIEDDEAAVTAVHSLKARGLLINAVDRSALCDYTTPAIIDRDPVLIAVGTGGASAGLAKALRQRLERMIPGNLGVLAKTLFAARERIKHIWPEGADRRKAIDAALDPGGPLDVLADHDVDAVETWLAMPHAAELSDVVDLLLSSTDPDDLTIREARLLGQADQIFANEDVPPAILDRARADCERFGLSLWNEQPTVGLTLRIRMHP; translated from the coding sequence ATGAATCAGCTGCCGATCTTTGTGAACCTGAAAGGGCGCAAAGTGATATTGCTCGGGACTGGTGAAATGGCGGACGCCAAGCGGCGTTTATATGAACGCGCCGGGGCTATCCTTACCGATGATGAAGAGGCTGATGCCGCGTTGGCGGTGGTTGCCATTGAAGACGATGAGGCGGCAGTGACTGCGGTTCATAGTCTCAAAGCGAGAGGTTTGCTGATCAACGCCGTCGATCGGTCTGCGCTTTGCGATTACACAACGCCCGCTATTATTGACCGCGATCCGGTGCTAATCGCAGTCGGAACAGGCGGCGCATCAGCGGGGCTTGCAAAGGCCTTGCGGCAAAGACTGGAGCGCATGATACCCGGCAATCTCGGCGTGCTGGCGAAAACACTTTTTGCAGCCCGCGAGCGGATCAAACACATTTGGCCAGAAGGCGCTGATCGCCGCAAGGCAATCGACGCGGCGCTTGATCCGGGCGGGCCACTGGATGTTCTGGCCGACCACGACGTTGATGCCGTGGAGACATGGCTCGCCATGCCGCACGCGGCTGAGCTTTCGGACGTTGTTGATTTGCTATTGTCCAGCACCGACCCCGACGATCTCACGATTCGCGAAGCGCGCTTGCTTGGGCAAGCGGACCAGATTTTTGCAAATGAAGATGTGCCGCCGGCAATTTTGGACCGCGCCAGGGCCGATTGCGAACGCTTTGGCCTGTCACTATGGAATGAGCAACCGACGGTCGGATTAACCCTGCGGATAAGGATGCACCCATGA
- a CDS encoding DUF4136 domain-containing protein codes for MTGSSKTISRRGLMALAPFSLLALSACATPFRADVQRFVALPETTGQSFAVVASDPELKGGLEFAQYAGLVEQRMIELGYQRSDDPAAAQLIVSMDYDVDKGREKVVADYDPFYSNIGFGSYYGRGFGRRGFYGSHRYRYGFHDPFLFGGYGFSGYGGARSFTVFTTELDMKIDRAVDGERLFEGKAEAMSRSKNLTYLVPNLVEAMFTGFPGNSGEKVRISVAPEKN; via the coding sequence ATGACAGGGTCTAGTAAAACTATATCGCGGCGGGGGCTTATGGCCTTGGCGCCGTTTTCACTCTTGGCGCTCAGCGCCTGCGCGACTCCTTTCCGCGCTGATGTCCAACGGTTCGTCGCATTGCCTGAAACTACGGGCCAAAGCTTCGCCGTTGTAGCCAGCGACCCAGAGCTGAAAGGCGGACTGGAGTTTGCACAATATGCTGGGTTGGTTGAGCAGCGCATGATTGAACTGGGCTATCAGCGCAGTGATGATCCAGCGGCGGCCCAGCTTATCGTCAGTATGGATTATGACGTCGACAAGGGTCGCGAAAAAGTCGTTGCAGATTATGATCCGTTCTATTCAAATATCGGCTTCGGCTCATATTACGGACGCGGATTTGGACGGCGCGGTTTCTATGGAAGCCACCGCTACCGCTATGGCTTCCATGATCCGTTCCTATTCGGTGGATATGGTTTTTCCGGATATGGCGGAGCGCGCAGCTTCACGGTGTTTACAACCGAGCTGGATATGAAAATCGATCGTGCGGTTGATGGCGAGCGCCTTTTTGAAGGTAAAGCCGAGGCGATGTCACGCTCGAAAAACCTTACGTATCTGGTGCCTAATCTCGTGGAAGCCATGTTCACCGGCTTCCCGGGAAACAGTGGAGAGAAAGTCCGCATCTCTGTTGCACCTGAAAAGAACTAA